From a region of the Williamsia phyllosphaerae genome:
- a CDS encoding SDR family NAD(P)-dependent oxidoreductase, giving the protein MAHTDDNLSADRTSDELASRRRAVVIGGASGLGRAIAVALAADGCRITVADRDLEAATAVAEALGDGHDAHPVDVTDEASVAALFDERDAPDIVVNSAGISTFGLITDLEVDQFRSVVDVNLTGGFLVLKHAGRRLVDGGALVSITSLNARQPAVGMSAYCSAKAGLVMLTQVGAMELGARGIRVNAVSPGFVPTPLTDPATAVPGVVDDYLANTPLGRVGTPEDVANAVVFLCSANASWMTGEVIDLNGGAHLMRYPDLHGHIMALTAPQ; this is encoded by the coding sequence ATGGCGCACACCGACGACAACCTTTCCGCCGACCGCACATCTGACGAGCTGGCCTCCCGCCGGCGCGCGGTGGTGATCGGTGGGGCATCGGGTCTGGGACGGGCCATCGCGGTCGCCCTGGCCGCCGACGGTTGCCGGATCACCGTCGCCGACCGGGATCTCGAGGCAGCGACGGCGGTCGCCGAGGCCCTGGGCGACGGACACGATGCGCATCCGGTGGACGTGACCGACGAGGCCTCGGTGGCCGCACTGTTCGACGAACGCGACGCACCCGACATCGTCGTCAACAGCGCCGGCATCAGCACCTTCGGGCTCATCACCGACCTCGAGGTCGACCAGTTCCGATCCGTCGTCGACGTCAATCTCACCGGCGGGTTCCTGGTGCTCAAACACGCCGGGCGTCGACTCGTCGACGGCGGCGCGCTGGTGTCGATCACGTCGCTCAACGCACGCCAACCCGCCGTCGGGATGAGCGCGTACTGCTCGGCCAAGGCCGGGTTGGTGATGCTGACGCAGGTCGGCGCGATGGAACTGGGCGCACGCGGTATTCGGGTCAACGCGGTCTCCCCCGGTTTCGTCCCGACCCCGCTGACCGACCCGGCCACCGCAGTCCCCGGAGTCGTCGACGATTACCTCGCGAACACGCCGTTGGGACGCGTCGGCACACCCGAGGACGTCGCGAACGCGGTGGTCTTCCTCTGCTCGGCGAACGCGTCGTGGATGACCGGCGAGGTCATCGACCTCAACGGCGGGGCGCATCTGATGCGCTACCCAGACCTGCACGGACACATCATGGCGTTGACGGCGCCGCAATAG
- a CDS encoding YceI family protein, translating into MSDTITTTELSAGTWTIDPVHSAISFSVRHLMVSKVRGTFDTFSGAITIAEDGTPSVTAEIDVTSINTNNEQRDGHIKSGDFFDAEKHPTATFTSKSVAKKGGDYILTGDFTLKGVTKTVDLDLEFNGVNPGMGQGEVAGFEASIELNRKDFGIDIDMPLETGGTVVGDKIKIVLEIEANKA; encoded by the coding sequence ATGTCCGACACCATCACCACCACCGAACTGTCCGCAGGCACCTGGACCATCGATCCGGTGCACTCCGCGATCTCGTTCTCCGTCCGCCACCTCATGGTGAGCAAGGTCCGCGGGACCTTCGACACCTTCTCGGGCGCGATCACCATCGCCGAGGACGGCACCCCGTCGGTGACCGCGGAGATCGACGTCACGTCGATCAACACCAACAACGAGCAGCGCGACGGCCACATCAAGTCGGGCGACTTCTTCGACGCCGAGAAGCACCCCACCGCGACCTTCACCTCGAAGTCGGTTGCGAAGAAGGGTGGCGACTACATCCTGACCGGTGACTTCACCCTCAAGGGCGTCACCAAGACCGTCGATCTCGACCTCGAGTTCAACGGCGTGAACCCGGGCATGGGCCAGGGCGAGGTCGCGGGCTTCGAGGCCTCGATCGAGCTGAACCGCAAGGACTTCGGCATCGACATCGACATGCCGCTGGAGACCGGTGGAACCGTCGTCGGCGACAAGATCAAGATCGTCCTCGAGATCGAGGCGAACAAGGCCTGA
- a CDS encoding transketolase-like TK C-terminal-containing protein, whose translation MSTTTSESVAATLGDDGDPLDEIARHVLWLSTAIIHHANVIRPNPTGLKVGGHQASCASMVTIMTSLWFEQLTSGDRVSVKPHASPVLHAINYLLGSLDEKYLTTLREFGGLQSYPSRAKDPDPVDYSTGSVGIGATAPIWGAFARRYVDTALGGTGRGRQYSLVGDAELDEGAVWEAILDTSVSELGEIVWIVDLNRQSLDRVVPNIAPGRLSAMFSAAGWQVITVTFGKHLEALFQRPGGPALRTRILDMPNAEYQRLLRCSPDEIRQRLPGDGPGASDVARVIADLDDAELVRAISNLGGHDLDALRAAYAQIDDTRPTVIIAYTIKGRGLPTQGHPQNHSSLLTVEQFDQLATDLGMDATSPWHRFDDETPSGQLCTATAARLHRDPIEHVAPPTVPTDIGRKPPATSTTQAALGRTLLDLTREAPEVAERVVTCSPDVSSTTNLAGWLNKVGVWSTGERRNWFDDDGETIMHWRERPSGQHMELGIAETNLVGLLGELGATWSRWGQPLFPIGVLYDPFVERALEPWSYGIYAGGQSILVGTPAGVTLAAEGGAHQSIKTPSIGLEQPGCTSYEPAFAVEVEWTLLASMARLGRPDGGSAYLRLSTRPVQQSLADVPSDPAARERRRRQVVAGAYTLRACAEPDVTIVGMGAMVTEALEAADRLADLDIAAEVVCVTSAGLLFEALQARSGHGDAESWILDQVFPAHRAAPMVTVLDGHPHTLTFLATINRVRTAALGVSTFGQVGALPDVYRLHGIDTDSIVRAALDLTS comes from the coding sequence ATGAGCACCACCACGTCCGAATCCGTGGCCGCCACCCTCGGCGACGACGGCGACCCGCTCGACGAGATCGCCCGGCACGTGCTGTGGCTCTCGACCGCGATCATCCACCACGCGAACGTCATCCGACCGAATCCCACGGGCCTGAAGGTGGGAGGTCACCAGGCGTCCTGCGCGTCGATGGTGACGATCATGACCTCGCTGTGGTTCGAGCAGCTGACCTCGGGCGACCGGGTGTCGGTGAAGCCGCACGCGTCACCGGTGCTGCACGCCATCAATTACCTGCTCGGCAGCCTCGACGAGAAGTACCTGACCACCCTGCGTGAGTTCGGCGGTCTGCAGAGCTACCCGAGCCGCGCCAAGGACCCCGATCCGGTCGACTATTCGACGGGCTCGGTGGGCATCGGTGCCACCGCACCGATCTGGGGCGCCTTCGCGCGCCGCTACGTCGACACCGCCCTGGGCGGAACCGGCCGCGGCCGGCAGTACTCGTTGGTCGGCGACGCAGAGCTCGACGAGGGCGCGGTGTGGGAGGCGATCCTGGACACGTCGGTGTCCGAGCTCGGCGAGATCGTCTGGATCGTCGACCTCAACCGCCAGTCGCTCGACCGGGTCGTGCCGAACATCGCCCCCGGACGCCTCTCGGCCATGTTCTCCGCGGCCGGTTGGCAGGTCATCACCGTCACCTTCGGCAAGCACCTCGAGGCCCTGTTCCAGCGCCCCGGCGGACCCGCCCTGCGGACGCGCATCCTCGACATGCCGAACGCCGAATATCAACGGCTGCTGCGCTGCTCACCCGACGAGATCCGTCAGCGGCTGCCCGGTGACGGTCCCGGGGCGTCCGACGTGGCCCGTGTGATCGCGGATCTGGACGACGCCGAACTGGTGCGCGCCATCTCGAACCTCGGCGGCCATGACCTCGACGCACTGCGGGCCGCGTACGCGCAGATCGACGACACCCGGCCGACGGTGATCATCGCCTACACGATCAAGGGCCGCGGACTCCCGACCCAGGGACATCCACAGAACCACTCGTCGCTGCTGACCGTCGAACAGTTCGACCAGCTGGCCACCGACCTCGGCATGGACGCGACGTCGCCCTGGCACCGGTTCGACGACGAGACACCGTCGGGACAGCTCTGTACCGCGACCGCCGCACGACTGCACCGCGACCCGATCGAACACGTCGCACCGCCGACCGTCCCCACCGACATCGGCCGCAAACCGCCCGCGACCTCCACGACGCAGGCGGCTCTCGGACGGACCCTGCTCGACCTCACCCGCGAGGCACCGGAGGTCGCCGAGCGGGTCGTCACGTGCAGCCCGGACGTCAGCTCGACGACCAACCTCGCCGGATGGCTCAACAAAGTCGGCGTGTGGTCCACCGGCGAGCGCCGCAACTGGTTCGACGACGACGGCGAGACGATCATGCACTGGCGGGAGCGGCCGTCGGGTCAGCACATGGAACTCGGGATCGCCGAGACCAACCTGGTCGGGTTGCTCGGCGAACTCGGGGCCACCTGGAGCCGATGGGGGCAGCCCCTGTTCCCCATCGGAGTCCTCTACGACCCGTTCGTCGAACGGGCTCTGGAACCGTGGTCCTACGGCATCTACGCGGGCGGACAGTCGATCCTCGTCGGCACGCCTGCCGGCGTCACGCTGGCCGCCGAGGGCGGAGCCCACCAGTCGATCAAGACGCCCTCCATCGGACTCGAGCAACCCGGATGTACCAGCTACGAACCGGCTTTCGCCGTCGAGGTGGAGTGGACGCTGCTAGCGTCGATGGCCCGACTCGGGCGACCCGACGGCGGCTCGGCCTACCTTCGGCTGTCCACCCGACCGGTGCAGCAGTCGCTCGCCGACGTGCCGAGCGATCCCGCCGCGCGTGAGCGCCGCCGCCGTCAGGTGGTCGCGGGCGCGTACACCCTGCGCGCGTGCGCCGAGCCCGACGTCACGATCGTCGGCATGGGCGCGATGGTCACCGAGGCGCTCGAGGCGGCCGACCGGCTCGCCGATCTCGACATCGCCGCCGAGGTCGTCTGCGTCACCAGCGCCGGACTGCTCTTCGAGGCGCTGCAGGCACGCAGCGGCCACGGCGATGCCGAGTCGTGGATCCTCGACCAGGTGTTCCCGGCACACCGGGCCGCCCCGATGGTCACCGTCCTCGACGGCCATCCGCACACGCTGACGTTCCTCGCGACGATCAACCGGGTGCGCACCGCGGCGTTGGGGGTCAGCACCTTCGGCCAGGTCGGGGCTCTACCCGATGTCTACCGACTGCACGGGATCGACACCGATTCGATCGTGCGCGCAGCGCTCGACCTGACCAGCTGA
- a CDS encoding crotonase/enoyl-CoA hydratase family protein, whose product MTVHSTTTDRVTTISIDRPEVRNAVDRATAQALADAFRAFDTDPDADVAVLHGEGGTFCAGADLKAVSAGDGNRVAVDGDGPMGISRLRLSKPVIAAITGHAVAGGLELALWADLRVAEEGAVLGVFCRRWGVPLIDGGTVRLPRLIGESRAMDLILTGRPVQAQEAFDIGLVNRIVPAGEAVSAAHQLAAELTAFPQLCMRGDRMSMLEQHGLTEEQAMLNELRHGAVSLTHETIDGATRFADGAGRHGRFA is encoded by the coding sequence ATGACCGTGCACAGCACCACCACCGACCGTGTGACGACGATCAGCATCGACCGGCCCGAGGTCCGCAACGCCGTCGATCGCGCGACCGCGCAGGCGCTCGCCGACGCGTTCCGGGCCTTCGACACCGACCCCGATGCCGACGTCGCCGTGCTGCACGGCGAGGGCGGGACATTCTGCGCGGGAGCCGATCTCAAGGCGGTCAGCGCCGGCGACGGCAACCGGGTGGCCGTCGACGGCGACGGCCCGATGGGGATCTCAAGGCTGCGGCTGTCGAAGCCGGTCATCGCCGCCATCACCGGCCACGCCGTCGCCGGCGGTCTCGAGCTCGCGCTGTGGGCCGACCTCCGTGTCGCCGAGGAGGGCGCGGTGCTCGGCGTTTTCTGCCGGCGCTGGGGCGTCCCGTTGATCGACGGCGGGACCGTCCGTCTGCCGCGTCTGATCGGCGAGAGCCGCGCAATGGACCTCATCCTCACCGGCCGTCCCGTGCAGGCGCAGGAGGCCTTCGACATCGGCCTGGTCAACCGCATCGTCCCTGCAGGAGAAGCGGTTTCGGCCGCGCACCAGCTCGCCGCCGAACTCACCGCGTTCCCCCAGCTGTGCATGCGTGGTGACCGGATGTCGATGCTGGAGCAACACGGTCTCACCGAGGAGCAGGCCATGCTCAACGAACTGCGCCACGGCGCGGTGTCGCTGACCCACGAGACCATCGACGGGGCCACGCGTTTCGCCGACGGTGCGGGCCGCCACGGACGCTTCGCCTGA
- a CDS encoding TetR/AcrR family transcriptional regulator produces the protein MTSPPTSHKRGKAVRDGVLAAAVNELLNTGFDGVTIASVAESAGVHVTSVYRRWKTKEQLITDALLNHIDPAVEVPDTGDLRRDLVELTSNLHESLSSPQSKAMLRLASMPLEIDRLEEARRRVLDARMDAMGVVLDRAAERGEIDAAVDRRLALEFLHAPIYTRVLLTRDQVDEAYIGGLVDLLLDGVRAR, from the coding sequence GTGACCAGCCCTCCCACGTCCCACAAACGCGGGAAAGCCGTCCGTGACGGGGTTCTCGCCGCGGCGGTGAATGAGCTGCTCAACACAGGTTTCGACGGTGTGACGATCGCCTCGGTGGCCGAGTCCGCCGGCGTACATGTGACATCCGTCTACCGACGGTGGAAAACCAAGGAACAGCTCATCACCGACGCCTTGCTGAACCACATCGACCCTGCCGTCGAGGTCCCCGACACCGGCGATCTCCGACGCGACCTCGTAGAGCTGACGAGCAATCTGCACGAGTCGCTGTCCTCGCCACAGAGCAAGGCGATGCTGCGGTTGGCGAGCATGCCGTTGGAGATCGACCGGCTCGAGGAGGCCCGCAGGCGGGTTCTCGACGCTCGGATGGACGCCATGGGCGTTGTTCTCGACCGGGCGGCGGAGCGCGGCGAGATCGACGCCGCGGTCGACCGGCGTCTGGCCCTGGAGTTCCTGCACGCGCCGATCTACACGCGCGTGCTGCTGACGCGAGATCAGGTCGACGAGGCCTACATCGGCGGCCTCGTCGACCTGTTGCTCGACGGCGTACGCGCGCGTTGA
- a CDS encoding acyl-CoA dehydrogenase family protein, translating to MTFTLALTDDQVQLRDWAHEFAEKVIRPAAPEYDESESTPWPVLQEAAKAGLYGFDIMASLREDKTGQSFPILTEELFWGDGGIGLSIMGTGLAAAGIAAAGTIEQVIEWVPQCYGTETEVKVAGFCSSEPEAGSDVANMRTSAKYDEAADEWIISGQKAWVTNGGIADVLVVQAVVEPGLGSRGQAAFVLKSDTAGIASPKKLRKHGLRASNTADIFFDDVRVPGSALLGGKEKLDEKIARAKEGQKTGGQAAMATFERTRPLVGAMAIGIARAAYEFALDYAKDRVVFGRPIIENQAISFMLADIATEIDAARLLVRRASWMAESGQPFTAAEGSMSKLKAGRVAVWSTERAIQILGGVGYTREYPVERMHRDAKIFDIFEGTEQIQQLVIARSISGVRLS from the coding sequence ATGACGTTCACCCTTGCCCTCACCGACGATCAGGTCCAGTTGCGAGACTGGGCACACGAGTTCGCCGAGAAGGTCATCCGCCCGGCCGCGCCGGAGTACGACGAGAGCGAGTCCACACCGTGGCCGGTCCTGCAGGAGGCCGCGAAGGCGGGTCTGTACGGCTTCGACATCATGGCGTCGCTGCGTGAGGACAAGACCGGGCAGAGCTTCCCGATCCTCACCGAGGAACTGTTCTGGGGTGACGGCGGCATCGGGCTGTCGATCATGGGAACGGGGCTCGCAGCCGCAGGCATCGCCGCGGCGGGCACCATCGAGCAGGTCATCGAGTGGGTGCCGCAGTGCTACGGAACCGAGACCGAGGTGAAGGTGGCCGGGTTCTGCTCGTCCGAGCCCGAGGCCGGCTCGGATGTGGCCAACATGCGCACGTCGGCCAAGTACGACGAGGCTGCCGACGAATGGATCATCTCCGGCCAGAAGGCTTGGGTCACCAACGGCGGCATCGCCGATGTCCTGGTGGTCCAGGCCGTGGTCGAGCCGGGTCTCGGATCGCGGGGCCAGGCTGCGTTCGTCCTGAAGTCCGACACCGCCGGGATCGCGTCGCCGAAGAAGCTGCGCAAGCACGGCCTGCGGGCATCGAACACCGCCGACATCTTCTTCGATGACGTGCGCGTCCCCGGCAGCGCACTGCTGGGCGGCAAGGAGAAACTGGACGAGAAGATCGCCCGCGCCAAGGAGGGCCAGAAGACGGGCGGGCAGGCCGCGATGGCGACGTTCGAGCGGACCCGTCCGCTGGTGGGCGCGATGGCGATCGGCATCGCGCGCGCCGCCTACGAGTTCGCCCTCGACTACGCCAAGGACCGCGTGGTGTTCGGCCGACCCATCATCGAGAACCAGGCCATCTCGTTCATGTTGGCCGACATCGCCACCGAGATCGACGCCGCTCGCCTGCTGGTCCGGCGGGCGTCGTGGATGGCCGAGAGCGGTCAGCCGTTCACCGCCGCGGAGGGGTCGATGAGCAAGCTCAAGGCCGGCCGCGTCGCGGTCTGGTCGACCGAGCGTGCGATCCAGATCCTCGGCGGCGTCGGTTACACCCGCGAGTACCCGGTGGAGCGGATGCACCGCGACGCCAAGATCTTCGACATCTTCGAGGGCACCGAGCAGATCCAGCAGCTCGTCATCGCGCGGTCGATCTCGGGTGTGCGCCTGTCCTAG
- a CDS encoding dioxygenase family protein produces the protein MSTSTAAADALVPADHPFARHLVHHARSQAYTPRREWTPDDGILPALYISHGAPPTFTDAAWMNQMYEWASTMPTPRAILIVSAHWESDSIGITSTVPTELVYDFGGFDPMYYRMRYDTPDSGPLAQLLLDALPDTVHVHEHRDRGLDHGAWLPLKVMYPDADIPVLQLSLPTSDPTRLLALGARLRGLREQGVLVMGSGFMTHGLPYIDWRRPDVVPAWSSEFDTWAAGALDRGDVDELARFSTRAPGLRYAHPTVEHFTPLFVTLGAATDPTAPVTTAIDGFIFGGLSKRSFQVA, from the coding sequence ATGAGCACCTCGACCGCAGCCGCCGACGCACTCGTCCCGGCCGACCACCCGTTCGCGCGGCACCTCGTGCACCACGCGCGTTCACAGGCGTACACGCCGCGGCGGGAGTGGACCCCCGACGACGGCATCCTGCCCGCGCTCTACATCAGCCATGGCGCCCCGCCGACCTTCACCGACGCCGCGTGGATGAACCAGATGTACGAGTGGGCCTCGACGATGCCCACGCCACGGGCGATCCTGATCGTCAGTGCTCACTGGGAGTCCGACAGCATCGGGATCACCAGTACGGTCCCCACCGAGCTGGTCTACGACTTCGGCGGTTTCGACCCGATGTATTACCGGATGCGCTACGACACACCCGATTCGGGTCCGTTGGCCCAGCTGCTGCTCGACGCGCTCCCCGACACCGTCCACGTCCACGAACACCGCGACCGCGGACTCGACCATGGCGCGTGGCTGCCGCTGAAGGTCATGTACCCCGACGCAGACATCCCGGTGCTGCAGCTCAGCCTGCCGACGTCGGATCCGACGCGCCTGCTCGCGCTGGGCGCCCGCCTCCGTGGTCTTCGCGAACAGGGCGTGCTGGTGATGGGGTCCGGCTTCATGACCCATGGGCTGCCCTACATCGACTGGCGACGCCCTGACGTCGTGCCGGCCTGGTCGTCGGAGTTCGACACCTGGGCCGCAGGCGCGCTCGACCGCGGCGACGTCGACGAACTCGCTCGCTTCTCCACTCGAGCTCCGGGATTGCGATACGCCCATCCCACCGTCGAACACTTCACGCCGCTGTTCGTCACGCTGGGCGCGGCCACCGACCCGACCGCGCCGGTCACCACGGCCATCGACGGGTTCATCTTCGGCGGGTTGTCGAAGAGGTCGTTCCAGGTCGCGTGA
- a CDS encoding MarR family winged helix-turn-helix transcriptional regulator, with protein MAASRPRRSSGHPGPHAEGDTRWLDKDELATWMAVTGMMVRLPALLDRQLQRDSGLTHFEYQVLAGLSQAPERTMRMSTLAEFTEGQLPRLSQVAARMEKRGWLTRRPDPTDGRYTLAELTDSGMQVLLDSAPGHVAIVRRLIFDSLTQAQIRQLREIGHRIGAAMSADHDA; from the coding sequence ATGGCCGCTTCCCGCCCCAGACGCTCCTCGGGCCACCCCGGACCCCACGCCGAGGGTGACACCCGCTGGCTCGACAAGGACGAGTTGGCGACGTGGATGGCGGTGACCGGGATGATGGTTCGACTCCCCGCGCTGCTCGATCGGCAACTGCAACGCGATTCCGGCTTGACGCACTTCGAATACCAGGTGCTGGCGGGGCTGTCACAGGCTCCCGAGCGGACGATGCGGATGAGCACACTCGCGGAGTTCACGGAGGGCCAGCTACCGCGGTTGTCCCAGGTGGCGGCGCGAATGGAGAAGCGCGGGTGGCTCACTCGCCGACCGGACCCGACCGACGGCCGGTACACCCTCGCCGAGTTGACCGACTCCGGCATGCAGGTCCTGCTCGACAGCGCACCCGGACACGTCGCCATCGTCCGCCGACTCATCTTCGACTCGCTGACGCAGGCGCAGATCCGCCAGCTCCGCGAGATCGGTCATCGCATCGGGGCCGCGATGAGCGCCGACCACGATGCGTGA
- a CDS encoding Lrp/AsnC family transcriptional regulator, whose product MTTSDRDDAAEVRTVPVAAAVDGVDVRLLLALSEDPRGTTIALAEKVGVSRNTAQAHLNKLDRSGAVLPFERRIDPGALGYPLRAFVMTNVKQRRLGDVAAALADIDEVTEVVGLSGGADLLIQVVARDGDDLYRIAGRILDIKGVKRTSTSLVMRELLDYRVNQLLRTSNRR is encoded by the coding sequence ATGACAACTTCGGACCGGGACGATGCAGCAGAAGTGCGCACTGTGCCCGTCGCGGCGGCCGTCGACGGGGTCGACGTGCGGTTGCTGCTTGCGCTGTCCGAGGACCCGCGGGGCACGACCATCGCTCTCGCCGAGAAGGTCGGCGTCTCCCGCAACACCGCCCAGGCGCACCTCAACAAGCTCGACCGCTCCGGTGCGGTGCTGCCGTTCGAGCGGCGTATCGACCCCGGCGCGTTGGGGTACCCGCTGCGGGCGTTCGTGATGACCAACGTCAAACAGCGTCGACTGGGCGACGTGGCCGCGGCACTGGCCGACATCGACGAGGTGACCGAGGTCGTCGGGCTCAGCGGTGGTGCGGATCTACTGATCCAGGTGGTCGCCCGCGACGGTGACGATCTCTATCGGATCGCCGGCCGGATCCTCGACATCAAAGGGGTCAAGCGCACCAGCACGTCGCTGGTGATGCGTGAACTCCTCGACTATCGGGTCAACCAGTTGCTACGGACCAGCAACAGGCGTTGA
- a CDS encoding TraR/DksA family transcriptional regulator, which yields MDPDQARAALAGERAETHALLTTMAARLTSVVDAGADASSDDEHDPEGSTLAFERGQLVAQIERSKVRIAEVDAALERLDAQTYGRCENCGADIAEARLEALPAARLCITCASKASNRRW from the coding sequence ATGGACCCCGATCAGGCGCGTGCGGCGCTCGCCGGTGAACGCGCGGAGACGCATGCGTTGCTGACCACGATGGCGGCCCGCCTGACCAGCGTCGTCGACGCCGGTGCCGACGCCAGCTCCGACGACGAGCACGATCCGGAGGGGTCGACCCTCGCCTTCGAGCGTGGACAGCTGGTGGCGCAGATCGAGCGGTCGAAGGTCCGGATCGCCGAGGTCGACGCCGCCCTCGAACGCCTCGACGCGCAGACCTACGGGCGGTGCGAGAACTGCGGCGCCGACATAGCCGAGGCGCGGTTAGAGGCGTTGCCGGCCGCGCGTCTCTGCATCACGTGCGCGTCGAAGGCCTCGAACCGTCGGTGGTGA
- a CDS encoding esterase/lipase family protein yields MKSSSLRRASVSCASVLAAAGLALALAGPATAAPSVDQLTANIKAGVKAPSAGTTANQRSVTPNAAAASGPVSLPAGTNSTSRETSGVGPAQTRFIPAFAYSATHPDVAPPGANNYNCKVRQGDRPIVMVHGTWESAYDNFAMISPELTNAGYCTYTFNYGITNIQSGGGIISLIPGANGTGDIPRSGGQLQAFIDSVLSKTGASKVDIVGHSQGGLLARQYMKFNGGATKVQKLITLGATHHGTTLDGIGTLGRAINNLGIDILSVAQLPVGVSGIQQVVGSDVINAVNAGGDTVPGVDYTVIRTLRDEVTTPSQSTFLTAGPGATVNNVTLQNLCPLDQSDHVSMSYSPRAVSLIKRALDGGKTPLVCRPNGFLIG; encoded by the coding sequence ATGAAGTCGTCTTCGCTTCGCCGCGCGTCGGTGAGTTGCGCGTCGGTCCTCGCCGCGGCCGGACTGGCACTCGCTCTCGCCGGGCCCGCCACCGCCGCGCCGTCGGTCGATCAGCTCACCGCCAACATCAAGGCCGGCGTCAAGGCGCCCAGCGCCGGCACGACCGCCAATCAGCGTTCGGTCACGCCGAACGCCGCCGCCGCATCCGGTCCGGTGTCCCTGCCCGCCGGAACCAACAGCACGTCGAGGGAGACCTCCGGGGTCGGTCCGGCACAGACCCGGTTCATCCCGGCGTTCGCGTACTCGGCCACGCATCCCGACGTCGCCCCTCCCGGCGCCAACAACTACAACTGCAAGGTCCGTCAGGGCGATCGCCCCATCGTGATGGTCCACGGCACCTGGGAGAGCGCGTACGACAACTTCGCGATGATCTCGCCCGAGCTGACCAACGCCGGGTACTGCACGTACACGTTCAACTACGGCATCACCAACATCCAGAGCGGTGGCGGCATCATCTCGCTGATCCCCGGCGCCAACGGCACCGGTGACATCCCCCGCTCGGGTGGTCAGCTGCAGGCCTTCATCGACAGCGTCCTGTCGAAGACCGGGGCGTCGAAGGTCGACATCGTCGGACACTCGCAGGGCGGCCTGTTGGCCCGGCAGTACATGAAGTTCAACGGTGGAGCCACCAAGGTCCAGAAGCTGATCACGCTCGGCGCCACGCACCACGGCACCACGCTCGACGGCATCGGCACCCTGGGGCGTGCGATCAACAACCTGGGGATCGACATCCTCAGCGTCGCGCAGCTGCCTGTCGGTGTGTCCGGCATCCAGCAGGTCGTCGGATCCGACGTCATCAACGCGGTCAACGCCGGCGGCGACACGGTGCCCGGAGTCGACTACACGGTCATCCGCACCCTGCGTGACGAGGTGACCACCCCGTCGCAGTCGACCTTCCTGACCGCCGGACCGGGAGCGACGGTCAACAACGTCACGCTGCAGAACCTGTGCCCGCTCGATCAGTCCGATCACGTGTCGATGTCGTACTCGCCGCGCGCGGTCTCGTTGATCAAGCGTGCCCTCGACGGTGGCAAGACCCCGCTGGTCTGCCGCCCGAACGGGTTCCTCATCGGCTGA
- a CDS encoding NUDIX hydrolase: MIDLTADDAGIRAQITARLEGFTPTDAALGDSRRAAVAVAVTSAKGTYGIWLTKRPSKMREHPGQFALPGGRLDSGEDVETAALRELHEEIGVAVDRSEVLGRLDDYPTRSGYVITPIVCWAGADRDTTPSRDEVEHLFFVPMQEVAVTPRFISIPESPRPVIQLPIVGSLVHAPTAAVIYQFAEVVLRGRHTRVDELEQPVFAWR, from the coding sequence ATGATCGACCTGACCGCCGACGATGCCGGCATCCGCGCGCAGATCACCGCGCGGCTCGAGGGGTTCACGCCCACCGACGCGGCCCTCGGCGACTCCCGACGTGCGGCCGTCGCGGTCGCGGTGACCTCGGCGAAGGGGACCTACGGCATCTGGCTCACCAAGCGCCCGTCGAAGATGCGGGAGCACCCGGGCCAGTTCGCGCTGCCCGGTGGGCGGCTCGACTCCGGCGAAGATGTCGAGACCGCGGCCCTGCGTGAACTGCACGAGGAGATCGGCGTCGCGGTGGACCGCTCGGAGGTCCTCGGTCGCCTCGACGACTATCCGACCCGGTCGGGGTACGTCATCACCCCGATCGTCTGCTGGGCCGGCGCCGATCGCGACACCACACCGAGTCGTGACGAGGTCGAGCACCTGTTCTTCGTCCCGATGCAGGAGGTCGCGGTCACCCCGCGGTTCATCTCCATCCCCGAGTCACCGCGCCCGGTGATCCAGCTCCCGATTGTCGGGTCCCTGGTCCACGCCCCGACCGCGGCGGTCATCTACCAATTCGCCGAGGTGGTTCTGCGCGGCCGCCACACCCGGGTCGACGAGCTCGAGCAGCCCGTCTTCGCGTGGCGCTGA